The window CAGATGTTCAACCTCATCCCCTACCTGTCGGTGCTCGACAACATCACCCTGCCTGTGCGCATGCACGCGGGGCGCCGGGCCCGGCTGGACGGCGCGGGCGTGAAGGAGACCGCCGCGCTGCTGGCCGGTCATCTCCACATCGGCGATCTGCTGAAGAAGCCTGTAACGGAACTCTCGGTGGGCCAGCAACAGCGGGTGGCGGCCTGCCG is drawn from Gemmatimonadota bacterium and contains these coding sequences:
- a CDS encoding ATP-binding cassette domain-containing protein, whose product is QMFNLIPYLSVLDNITLPVRMHAGRRARLDGAGVKETAALLAGHLHIGDLLKKPVTELSVGQQQRVAACRALIGAPELIVADEPTSSLDFDRREDFLELLFQECERAGATLVFVSHDRTLESMFSRTISLPDVNKAVS